A genomic window from Salvia miltiorrhiza cultivar Shanhuang (shh) chromosome 5, IMPLAD_Smil_shh, whole genome shotgun sequence includes:
- the LOC131025463 gene encoding probable calcium-binding protein CML36, whose translation MATEEWTEISAAVYFELKQAFEMIDRDGDGKITKEELESLLSRLGAEPPSKEELRQMLSEVDRDGDGCITLEEFHAIGSAFAPSTDSSELRHTFDFFDSDRDGRITAEELFSVFKTIGDARCTLEDCRRMIRGVDRNGDE comes from the coding sequence ATGGCAACGGAGGAGTGGACAGAGATATCCGCCGCCGTCTACTTCGAGCTGAAGCAGGCGTTCGAGATGATCGACCGCGATGGCGACGGGAAGATCACCAAGGAGGAGCTCGAGTCGCTCCTGAGCCGGCTCGGCGCCGAACCTCCGAGCAAGGAGGAGCTGCGGCAGATGCTCAGCGAAGTCGACCGCGACGGAGACGGCTGCATCACGCTGGAGGAGTTCCACGCGATCGGATCGGCGTTCGCGCCGTCGACCGACAGCTCGGAGCTGAGGCACACGTTCGATTTCTTTGACTCCGACCGCGACGGGAGGATCACGGCGGAGGAGCTCTTCAGCGTATTCAAGACGATCGGCGACGCGCGGTGCACGTTAGAGGACTGCCGGCGCATGATAAGAGGCGTAGATAGAAACGGGGACGAATAA